A single genomic interval of Helianthus annuus cultivar XRQ/B chromosome 13, HanXRQr2.0-SUNRISE, whole genome shotgun sequence harbors:
- the LOC110901618 gene encoding uncharacterized protein LOC110901618, protein MATPSSSNKKIKFYYGYGGTITPSKSSGKLRYEGGTNGILKVDRGITYTELVVKLWDACGPSMLLRCKLPHDDLDSLVNVRSDEDLAYVLEEYDQCSEDLKIRAILDDTLRFSWASDQLYCFRPKDFLMQVHTVEASR, encoded by the coding sequence ATGGCAACACCATCAAGTTCCAACAAGAAGATCAAATTCTACTACGGTTATGGCGGCACGATCACACCTTCTAAGAGTAGCGGCAAACTAAGATACGAAGGAGGCACGAATGGGATTCTAAAGGTGGACCGAGGCATTACTTACACGGAGCTCGTTGTAAAGTTATGGGATGCGTGTGGACCGTCTATGCTTTTGAGGTGTAAGTTGCCACATGATGATCTTGACTCGTTAGTTAATGTCAGGTCGGATGAGGATCTTGCATATGTTCTTGAAGAATACGATCAATGcagtgaagatttgaagatcaGAGCCATTCTCGACGACACACTAAGGTTTTCTTGGGCTAGTGACCAGTTGTACTGTTTCAGGCCTAAGGATTTTCTCATGCAAGTCCACACAGTTGAGGCTAGTCGTTGA